The following is a genomic window from Halichoerus grypus chromosome 5, mHalGry1.hap1.1, whole genome shotgun sequence.
ctctcccactccccctgcttgtgttccctctctcgctgtctctctctctgtcaaataaataaataaaatctttaaaaaagaaagaaggaaggaaagaaagaaggaaggaaagaaagaaagaaagaaagaaagaaagaaagaaagaaagaaaggaaagaaagaaagaaagaagaaagaaagaaagaaagaagaaagaaagaaagaaagaaagaaagaaagaaagaaagaaagaaagaaagaaagaaagaaagaaagaaagaaagatgtgtGTTAGTTCAGTGTGAAGGGTATTCTCCATTTGCCACTCCAGACCTGATCCACTTTCTGCTCTTCTGTTGCTTGCTTCCTGGCCCAGGAGGCAGACTTTAATGAATGGTATCAATCAGCTCCGTTGCCCAGTGGCTTCCCGTTGAGTTCAGCCAAAGGGAAATACTACTCCCTCATCTTGGCCCTTCAGACCTAGGGATGGCAGACAAATCCCTCCAGTGCTTCCTCATTCCTTGCTGGTTCCCTTAACTCTGTCCACATCTTTTTCGATAATCCCTTCATTAAACTGGCTTCAGTTGGACTCAGCTTgagtgtgccatctgtttccCACCAGCCCCTAACTAAGACACTAGTTACattatttctgaatttcattttaggACAGTAAAGGGCAAATTACAAAAGATTTGTTAATAAAAGGGAGTAAATCCAGAATGTGGAACATTCTTGAGGACAATTGAGCTGGCTTCTGCAATAAGTCagcagaatgaaaaataaagggagggggaggattGCTAGAGATTAAAAGGATTGAAAGGGCACAACAACAAAATGTAATGTGTAGACCGTTTGGATCCAAATTTAGACAAACCCAGTATAATAAGGCATATCTGAAACATGAGGGAAAGTGTAATTATGTGCTGGATTTTAAATGATACCaaagaatgattttaaattttgttaagtaTGGTCACGGCATCATGGTTAAGTGAGAAAATAGCCCATGTCTTTAAGAAATGCACTGAAGTATGTAGGAGTGAAATGGCATGGTGTGagggatttactttaaaatacttcgacaagggggtgcctgggtggctcagttgttaggcgtctgccttcggctcaggtcatggtcccagggtcctgggatcgagccccgcatcgggctccctgctccatgggaagcctgcttctccctctcccactccccctgcttgtgttccctttctggctgtgtctgtcaaatacataaataaaatctttaaatacataaataaataaaatacttctgcaaggaaaaaggaaaaagagaaagagggatagATAAAGCATCTGGGGGAATGGGGGATAGATAAAGCAAATTCAATATTATTAAATGCTGAATCCGGGTAATAGATATATGGGGATGCATTGTACTGTCCTCTCtacatttgtttgtgtgtttgacATTCTTTATGGTAAACCATTTTGAAACTAaattagattaaattaaaaaggGACATTTTGTCTAATACGGGGCATCAACCAAGGCAGGAAGTGAAGACAAGGGAAGAGATTTGGATTGAAACAGGAGTATATCCAGGTAAGatctataaaggagaaaaagggaaagaaagtaatGATAATGATGAGACCATGACCCTAAGGTAAATAGACAAGGTGAAGGGTAACAAAAAGGTAGTACGGTCAATGGGCTGGATGTACTGAAGAAGTTGAAAAGTTACTGGATTCAGAATACCAAAGAGAGTGAATCACAAGATAAGTGGTGATGGTCAAAGAACGGAGTGCTTAAAAATAGTCAAAGTACTGGGGCTCCTGTGtcgctcaattggttaagtgtccgactcttgattttggctcgggtcatgatctcagggtcctgggatcgagccccacgtcaggctccctgctcagcaggaagaagcctgcttctccctctccctctgcttgctgctccccactgcttgtgctctctctctcaaacaaataaaatcttaaaaaaaaaaaaaaaaaaagaatgcaactaGGAAAGGCATAGACTGACAAATCATATCCAGAACATACAAAGAACTCCCACAAATCAATACCAAAAAACcccattcaattaaaaaatgaacaaaagagggatgcctgggtggctcagttggttgagcttctgcctttggctcaggtcatgatcctggggttctgggattgagccctgcattgggctccctgctcagcggggagcctgcttctccctctgcttgctgctgctcatgctctctctcaaataaataaataaaatctttttaaaaaataataaaaaatgaacaaaagatataaacaagcatttcacaaaagaacacattcaaatggccaataaacatatgaaagaatgtttaaaataatataaaaaaataaaataataggggcacctgggtggctcagtcgttaagcgtctgccttcagctcaggtcatgatcccagggtcctgggatcgagccccgcatcaggctccctgctcagcgggaagcctgcttctccctctcccactctcactccccctgcttgtgttcctgctctcgctctctctctctgtcaaataaatacaatctttaaaaaaaaaaaaaaaagagtgttggTCCTTAAGAAACTGACAATTTGGTgcgaaaacaaaaaataactctGAGCCGGGAATGAAACCTGGATTCTGATGGAGTCCAGGGCAGGCTGGCCCCAAAATATGCTACCTTGGGatactgattattttgaattaaagttatttaagaaacagccagtgcaaaaaGGACACTCTGACCTTCCTTTGTACCcgtgaaagcaggaaataaatctcttaCGTGAAAGATTACCAGGAGGTgaagagacatccttatcaccagagatgggaaTTCAGGGCCAAAGCCTATATAAACACACCTTGTtacttttactaatttactaccaagcccaaattctgtttaaaattccTTACTAACTGAAGCTCCCAAACATAAGTTTTCTTTGAGGACAAAGTTCTTCACAGATTtatgtttctttgtctaaaaggtataaaagctgcctgctttggtcacttctcTGAGATTCATATTTCTATGAGCTCCCATAAGTatgaattaaatttgtttttctcttgttaatcttgctcatgtcaatttaattcttagaccagccaaaAGAACCTTGAAGGATAGAGTAAAATTCCGGCCCCCTCCAATAATTCCATCTTGCTTCTGCTTCtggctggctctgtgaccttgtgcAACTCCTTTGCCATCTCTGAGCctgggggccaggctgggtggTTCCCCTGCCTTCCTCTGTAAAGACATCGTTTGAGGCTGCATGGGAGTCCTAAAGTGGAAGGTACTGGGATGAGTGACTGCTGTGACTGTATTGGGAGTCAGAGAGATTCCAGGCCTCATTCCCCATCTCTTAAACTACTGTTAAAGCAGACAGTCCTAccccctccctgcttctctggcCCTAGGTCACCTGCAGGACATCCCAGACTCTCCCACAAGCTATCCAGCCTATGTTAGATCACCTAGGGGTGGGGTCCCAGTCCACCCACCCTAGGCCAATTTCAGCAGGATCTCTGCCAGACAGAAGGCAATTTCCTGGATGATGAGCAATCAGAGCTCACTCTGGGCTTGGCCTCTTTAGGGCGTGGGCCTCACCCCGGAAAGGGCCTTAGGCCACAGCAATCAGGAACTTCCTTGATTGCCCTGGAGATGTGAGTCCCACCCAGCTCTGCTCAGCTACCctggaggaaaaggggaaagtcTGGATCTAATACCCAGGCCTAAACCTTCCCTCACTCTCTATATCCTCTAGCGTTGCTGCTgctttcttctcccctccctgtcctgcctccctccctggggttacaaataaattttaacaagtaggcaaatttgcaaatacagaatcttCAAATAATAAGGATCAACTATATGTTGTTGGACTCAGCTGGAAGAGTCAGGGAAGACTTGCAAAAAGATGCTACTTTGGCTATTCCTGTAATACAGAAAGGTCCAGACAGGGGGATTGTGACCACATACTAAGTCATGTGATTTGACAAAGGACTATTTCTTTCCTATTCATTCGTAGGTATTTTGTTGCTCTCATAAATGTGGTCTTCTCTTTCATCATATCTTCTAACTCAGCACTGAAcaatagaactttctgtaatGATGGACTTGGTTTATAACTACActaatacagtagccactaatcacatgtggctattgagaaCGTAAAGTGTGACTAGGATgattgagaaactgaattttaaattttacttaattttagctattttaaatttaaattcaaatagcccCATGGTTATCATGTTGAAAAATGCAGTTTTAACTGATTGCAATTTGTATGTATAaaggatattatttttatatattaatttcatacCCATTTTCTTACTGAATGTTGTTTATGGCAGTTTTTCAGTTAATTCTAGTGGGTTCTCTTGGAATACAAACATGTTATTAACAAGTAAAGATAATTTTATCTaatcttttccaatttttatttctttttcttatctaattgcaTCAGCTAGTACCTCCAATTAAAGGTTATATAGTAATATTGATGAAAGTGTGTATTCTTGTTCCTGACCTAATGGGATTTCTaagtgtgtttttttcctttttatatatataaaatgataccaACAGATGACAAATGAATTGTTCTGTCCCCCtagctttctcctcctcctgtgcTCCCTGTGCTATTGGGTTGAGGTGCTGCTGTTTTCCAAGTTAGGAATCTAGCTCTCACCttcattttcctctccctctcctctcccttccctttttctccccttctccctccttccctctctccgtTATCCAGGCCAACCAGCTGCCAAATCtatcttctttccatttccactgCCACCACCCATCTGGTACTTTTCATTGCCTAGAAACAttagaagaggggcgcctgggtggctcagctggttgaacatccaactcttgatttcggctcaggtcatgatctcagggtcactggatcaggctctgtgctcagtggggagtctgcttctctccttctccctctccctttgtccctccccttcatgtgcacatgcacacacgtgctctctctcgctctctctctaagaggaaggaaggaaggaagggagagagggagggtgggagggagggagggaagttaGATTAGAAGAGCATCCACTACGTTAGTCACCTTGTTTCCACTTTCACTTCCTTCAGTCCTTTCCCCACAAAGCAGATGATATGGTCTTTCTAAACTCTTGACCTATCAGATGGCTTCCCTACTTAAAACTTGTCGATTGGCTTTTTGGctcttctcaaaataaaatgcagaCTTTTACTGTGGGCTACAAGGCCTGGATGGTTTAGTTCCAGTAGACCTCTCCAAATTCACCTCATACCACCTGCCCTCTCATTCGCTACACTTGGGCGGCACTGTTTCCTTTCAGTACTTCAAATATACCACACTCTTTTCTACCTTAGAGTCTTAGCATTAGCTGATTCCTCTATGTACAGTGCTTTTCCCCAAGCCCTTTGAATGTCTGCTAATTCTCCTTCTTCGTGATTCAAGTCAAAAGGCATTTTCTCAGAACATTCTTTCCTGAGCACTCAATTTaaagcctggctggctcagttggtagagcatatgactctggatcttggggttgtgagtttgagcaccatgttgggtgtagagattatttaaaaataaaatctttaaaaaaaataaagtctccaCACCAATTCCCTCTATAACATCACCCTGCTTCTTTCATTGTGTTTATTATAATCCAAAATTACTTATATGCCCATTTATTTGTCACTGGTCCTCACTGAGCATGTAAGCTCTATTTTATTCACCACTCTATCCTCAGAGGCTAGCCAGTGCATGACACATAGTAGGcccaatacaaatattttttccataagaTAGCCAACCTCATATGCTCAAGGACAAATCTGGAATTCCTTCTTTGCAATGTTGAGAGGTATTGCTCCTTTCTTCCAGCAGGTGGAGCCAAAGCCACACCTGTTCTGTAGCAGGAGTTGGGGTGGAGTGTGTGATTGGCGTGGCTGAGGACTGCAGGACAGAGTCAAGAGGGAGGCAGAGTTTTTTGTAGTAATGTTGGATCCAAGCATAGAGGAAGTCAAGATGGCACTTCTCCCAAAGGATGGGTAGGTATGAGCTGTCCAGAAGGCACATGGAGTCACCGGTGACCAAATGAGTTTCTGGGATCCCAGGTTGTttttctacccccccccccaccaccaccatatcATCCCCCACGAAATCAGCAGGGGATCTTTGAGGAGAACAATTTTCTGTGAGCATGAAACTGAAGAGAAGGTTTTCCATTCCAAATCCCCATTGTACAgttgggggaaactgaggacaAGAGAGAAGCATCATGTTGGGTCAGTGCCTGTTGGGTGTAGCTCACAAAACCTTCTTGTTATAGCTCATGTTTAAAAACTCAGCCCCAACCCACACCACCATGCCTGGCCCTGGGCTCAATATGGGAAGCTACAGTGGAGGGGGCATGGACTCTCGAGAGCTGCCCCAAAGAACAGGGGAAAAAGAATGGCTTTAGAGAGGCATTCTGGAACCAAGGCATATTGGATCAGTGTCTGCCAGATGGACCAGGGGCCAGGGGTACATTCCAGGGCTGGGCAGGTGGACTGTGGGGCTGGGGAGATCAGCAGGGGTCTCAGACTTCCTCCTGAAGACAATGGGGACTCATAGAAGGGCTTCTAAATACTTTGGTTATCTTGGAGAGTTTGCAGAAGGAATGTGAGGAGATCAAATCAAAGACAgagaccagggcgcctgggtggctcagttggttaagcgactgcctttggctcaggtcatgatcctggagtcccaggatcgagtcccaggatcaagtactgcatcggggctccctctgaccctcttcctctcatgctctctctctcattctctctcaaataaataaaatcttttaaaaaagagagagagagaccagcgaggATGCTGGTATAATCATCTAGGTGAGAGACCTGGTAAGTAATTGCAGGGATGGGCAGGAAGCAAACTTGAGTGgtttaggaaatttaaaataacttttattttttaaagacaggtTTTGGTGTTTATTggagtagagggagggggaggtaGGAGTGGGTCTCTGCAAACATTATCTGAGTTCTTGAGCATTCCGGCTACGAAagccagcccagagcccagggctcCTGCCTTGCCCAGGCAGCCTGACCCTGAGATGGCAGCTCTAAAGGGAGCGGGACCTGGCTTGGTGGTGACAAGACTATCGGTTCACATATTAGCCTAAAGTAGTGGGTAAGAGCCCTGGTCCTGTAGCCAGACAGCCCGGGTTCAAACATCAGCTCCTCCACTTACTGTCtgatgaccttggacaagttacttttctgtgcctcagtttccttatctgtaaaatggaggtaataatgtACTTACCTCATAGGGGAATTATGCATATAACGATGCCGGTTAGTAACACTTGATCAATTTATGAAAGTGCCTTGGCAGAACTTCAGGGCAAAAATGGAGCCTTCCCCAGCCACCCTGAAAATGGAGCCCTAGAACCAAAGTAACAACCAAGCCTGAAGGGTCTATGcacttctcttctctgggcttcatttaTCCATGCATAGAATAGAGAAGTTGGACCCGTAGCCCTGATcctaccagctttgctttcccAATATCTGGAGCTTGGCCTAAGTGTGTGAGACCCAGTGATGCACTGGGGCAAGCTCCTACCAGCTTGTGAGAGCCAACTGTTCAATTTTCGGGAAACTGGCCTTAGAACAACCATTGGTAACTTGAAATTGGCTATAGAAGAAGCAATTACGCCATGCAAATGGACAAGTGCTATAAACTAGGGCTTCCCCCAGCAACCTCCTCCCCGCCAACAGTGGTTTTTCACCAGCACACCAGTGCTGAGACCCCTCCTCAACCCACACACAAAGCCACCCAGCCAGGTACCTTCTCACCTTCCAACACCATCATTAACAGCTATGGGGAAAGAATCGCAGGTCCCTAGGACCTCACACAGCCCCAGTCACACGCGTGTGTGCCAGGGGCGCATGCTCAAGCATGCCTGGGGCAGGACGCACAGCGTGCATGCCTGGGCAGAGCAGCCGGCCGTCTGACAGGCAGTGGGGTCACTCAGATACAGGGGAGCGAAGGATGGGATGGGATTCCGGTTAGGCAACTCTTGGCCACGTGACCTGAGCCAGGTCCCTCTCTATACTGGAGCTCAGTTTACTCATCTTTAAAGTGGAATAGTCCCGGGGCGCtcgggtgactcagtcggttaagcacccagctcttgatctcagctcaggtcttgatctcagggtcgtgagttcaagccccacgctgggcatggagcctactttaaaaaaataataaagaaaaaaaaaaaagaaagtggaataGTCCTGATATAGCAAGACGGTTTCAAGGATTAAATTCGAGAACCAGCAAAGTGAAGGTAAAGCCTCCACACCATGCCTGGTACAGATAGGTGTTTAGTAGATGTTAGCCGATGCTGTTATTGCACCTCCAGACACCCTCTTGCTCCCCAGGGCCCCTGCAGCTTCATGTCCCTGTCTTGGCACCGAAGGGCTCAGTGAGGGGCTGAGGGTAAAGACCGAAATAAGCACCTCTGGTTTCCAGCTTTTATGAGAATTAATAACATTAATAGCtcacagacacatacatacatacacattgcTATATACATGGTCATTAAGTTATTAATTAGTCTCTGTATAAAACGTTTCTACATTAGTGTTCCAGGCTAGGCCCCATCAGTCCATGGCATATTCACAGTAGCAGCCCCGGGGCTTGGCCCCGTGGGCAGGCAGATGTGAGGCAGGAGGCTGCATGAACAGCCCTCCCCACGGCAGGCACAGGAAGTGTCCTGGGCCACTTACTCTCGAGTCTTTGGCTCCCTTCAGAACACCTGGAGACCAGCTACTCAGCGAACAGGCAAGCAGGCCCTGATCTCTCCTGTGGTCTGGGACCCAGGCCCTGTGGATGGTGGCTTCGGGCAACACGGACGGCCCTAGAGGATGCTGGCCAGCTCCGTAGAGTCTGTGTCAGAACAGCCAGAGCTGCTGGCCTCCTCCCTGCAAGAGCCAGAGGACACGGGCTGGAGGAGGCGtcctcacccctccccttccccagctgcctTGGTCCTCCGAGGACCCTGGCCCTACAGTCTTAGCCAGCCAGCTGTCAGGCGAGTCTAAACGACAGGAAGTAGACAGTTTGCTCACTCCTACTCTCAACGCAGAAACTGCCAGTCGGTCTGTTTGTAGTTCTTGCTGCCCACAGGGCACCAGAAGCCCTGGGACTACGCTTTGACCTGGGCTGGCTGATGAACTGGCCTGATTCACTTCACCGTGCCCTCTGGTCTCCAGAAAGGCAGCCTCAGGCCACACCTGAGGTCCTGCATGCCGAGAGAGCTCTGAAGAATGCAGGCTGTGGAGTGAAAATGCCAGCGCTCAAACCCCAGTTCTACTCCTTCTCGGAGGGGCCGGTTACTCTTCCTGGTTAAGGCTCGGAGTGGGGATCGGGATCTCCCGACACCTAGGGGTGTCAAAGGACTGCAGGAGATCATGAATGCGCAGTCCCTGAAGTGTATAAACTCCGTGAGGGCAGGGATTCTGTCTGTTTCATTCACTAGAGCAATGCCTGGCACCTAGTGGGTTTCCAATAAGTATCTGCTGAAAGAATAAATGCAAAACCACCCAGCACACTGCCTGGCGTGCAGCTAAGGATCGGAGCTGAGTCAGCTGCCATTAGGGAGGAGGCTTCTAGGGAAGATGTGCAGGAGGTAAGCCAGGCCTTGGCCACAAGAGGCAGGGGCTGAGGGTTTAGATAGGATGAtgcccccctcctctgcctccccgctCTCACCTCAGAGCCTGCAGGGCCTTCTTGTTCTGCCGCCGCTTCTCCTCATCGATGGGGTACAGCTTGAAGAGCAGCAGGCCTAGCAGGATAAGGGCTATGGGAGCTATGGTCACCAGCATCTTCAGGGTGAACTTGACACGTGCCGGCTGTGAGCAGCCACGGGTCTGGTACCCGGCAAAGCTGTGGGACCCAGGGAGCAGGAGGGTGGTGAGGGCGGGGCACCTGGGGCTTGGCCCTGCCCAGCGCTGCTCCAGGACCCCGCCGCACTCACTCAAGACTGAGGGTGGAGATGCCCAGGGAGACTCCAGAGGCGAACTTGGTGAAGAAGACatagaaggagaagaagatgggCTCAGTTCCATGAGACTGGGGCTGCTTCAGGTGGAAGTCGTCGATGACATCAGGCAGCATGGACCTGCAGCATGGTGGCGATCATGAGGACTCACCCACCCAGCACTCCAGGGTCCCCACTAGCCCATATGGCACCTCTGTGGTGTCAGTAAGAAGAGGTGGCCCTCTGGGACTTTTGTATCCCCAGGGCACACAGCTCTGTGAAGACATGGCAACTTCATAGTGGTAAGAAGGCCGGCCCCCTcctctgagatggagccccattcTAGGTATGCAGCTTGGCGAATAGAACACAGACCAGATTTAAGCCCCCCATCTCGCACCTTGGTTAGGTCTTCTCGCACAGTTCACAACCTCTACAACTGTACAGGAgagacctgccccccccccaacctggaCCCACAGAATGGTCTGCAGGAGAAGCCCCTGCAGAATTCCCTGCAAGGAGCTTCAGAGGTAGGGGGTAGGGGGCTGGCGGACATAGCCAGGTGGGCCGGTACGCACTTACCAGGGCAGTAAGAAGGCCGCTGCCACACTGATGCCGGCTGCCACAGCTACCACGTAGGTGACAATCAGGTTACTCTCCATGAAGGCCACCAAGATGAGAAATGGCACTGCTGACTAGTGGAAGGGGCGGGCACAGGAAGATGAGTCAGCCTGGGGACTTCGACCAGCAAACCCCAACTaagcccaggccccaccccttcAGCCCCACTCACTGAGATCCCAATGTATACCGCCGTCTTCTTGCCAAATCGGGTTAGGAACCACTGCCAGATGGGAATGGTGAACGTGGCCGAGAGCTGGGGATGCACAGTCGGGAGTGAGGGAAGTGGGTTAGTCATAAACCCCTGCTGCCCTTCCCAGGACCTCAAAGATATTCCTAGCCTTGCCTGCGGGCAGCCAGATGATACCCTCTGGGCACTGAGGAAGCTGACAGGCCCCTTTGACGGCTCTCCAGGGGAGCTGAATGCTAGTCCCAGTCTTATCTCCTACCTTCTCTGAGCCACAGCTGAGCACAAAGTCTCCAAGTTCCTGGCCTCCACGCCTTGGCCTTTGCTATGTTCTTTACTGGAATATCTTGCCCCAAATCTTTCACAGTCTTGCCTAAGCAATTGTGCGTCAGATCCAACCAGTGATTCTGAGACTCCTCCCACATCCCTCCTAACCTTAGCCAGTCTGGGAAACATCCTCTGACTATCTAAAGAACCATCTCAAAGCCCAGGCTGCCTACCCACCCTCGGGGCCCCACACACACCATGATGGCCAGGAGCAGATTCTGGAATTCGTTTCGGAAGCCCAAGGTGTAGGTGCAAAACAAGGCGAAGTTCCCCTCCACcagctgggggatgggcagggtAGGGGGAAGGAAATGCAAGGAAAGAAGTGATGTCAGAGCCCAGGCTTCCCCATGCTCCCAGGACCTCTGCTCACCCTGCCCCCATTCCACCCGTCCCTCAGGCTTCGTCATATCCCTGTCCTTGTTTTACCCCACCCCTCTTGCACCCGCCCTACTCTCAAGGCTGAGCACGTCAGGCCCCCCCACTCACCATAAAAGCCAGGGAGGTGAAGAGGAAGCCAGCAATAAGCTTGACGTATGGGCCATGGCTCATGACCAGCCGGAGGCCCCGAAAAAAGGACATCGGCTCAGCCTGCTGAGTCTCATAGGGTTCTGGGGGCCAGAGAAGACagtgaggaaggagcagaggctgCTGCCAAAGCCTGAGTGAGGCCAGGCAGAGGGACAAAGCCATGCGGTGCTGGGGCCTACAGCGCTCCCCGGGGACCCCTCACCTCTCTGCTCCCGCACGCCCAGGGTCAGGATGACAGCACAGACGACGTAGATGGAGGCAATGACCCCTGCCGCCAGCAGGTATGCATTTTGCTACAAAGGAGATAAAAGTGACAGTCAGTCTGATCTCATCCCAGCTCTCAGCAGCTCCACTCCATGGACCAGTCCCTTCTCTGGGGCCTCACTGTctccacctgtgaaatgggagaatCATCCTGGGCCGGCTGCCACTTCCCACGGCTGGGCAAAGTCCAGAGGAACGGAATGTTAAGAAGCCAGGCTGTGGAGGGTGAGAGCCCATAGTTCACATCTCCCCAAATCTAGTTAAGTCACTAGTTCTGTGACCCTGGCCAAATTATTCAGCCTCTCTATGagtcagtttccttatctgaaaagtGGGCATATTAACAGTTTGTAGATCAAATGCCCAACACTTAATAAACATGGACGATGTTGAGGATGACTGCAAACCACCCCATTGTGCCTCATATCCCTAAATCTCTGCGTAGCCAAGGGCCTCACCGTTTCTTTGAGTGAGGTGGTGCTCTGTGTCCGATTGGCACCTTCCATAGCCAGTGAAGAGTCCTTGGGGTCCTGGAGGCAAGGCGTATCCACTTGGCCCACGATTTGCCCCTGGATcgctgtgcccagcactgtgcccagTACCTCCACAGTCATCCCTGAACAGTAAAAAGGTCCTTTGGAGGGGCCTCATGGCTTGTCGGCCTCCAGGGAGGAAGGCCAGGTGGGTAGAGGCCCCAGGTGATGGCAGTTGTTCCAGGAGGGTGGATATCCAGTGGTGGGGCAGATGCACCTTGGCCTGCACTTACGGCCTTGCTCGGTGTGACCTCTGGCTAGCCCCTGCACCTCTCTGTTCTCACCAGAGCAATAAAGGGATCAAGTTATTTTTGAGATGGTTTTACATCCATTCCCAGCAAGGGAAGAAATGTGGCAGGAGGGTCAGGGAACAATCCCCATGGTCCCTGGGGGATGGATCAGCGGGCTGGAGAGACACTTACGATATGCAGTGGCAGAATCCCGCTCACTCTGCTCTGTGCTGATGAACATCGTGAGAGCTGAGTAGGGAACGTGGAAACACTGGCATGGAAGAGAGGCCCTCGGCCAGTCAGACGATGGACAAGCAGATGTGGCTTCTGGCACCAACCCTACAGGCCCCGGGGACTGCCCTCATTCCTCCCCCCAGACACCAAGGGGAGGCACCCACACTCACCGTGACCAGTGTTTCAAACAGGCAATAGAAAAGCAGGTACCACAGGGCCTGGCCCTGTGGGAAGTCAGGCACGAACCAGATGAGGAAGTAAGCAATGATGGCCAGGGGTGTGGAGAAGATGAtcctggggaaggggggagggtct
Proteins encoded in this region:
- the MFSD2A gene encoding sodium-dependent lysophosphatidylcholine symporter 1 isoform X3, translating into MAKGEGAESGSAAGLLPTGILPAAERPAQVKKEPKKKQQLSICNKLCYAVGGAPYQVTGCALGFFLQIYLLDVAQVDPFSASIILFVGRAWDAFTDPLVGFCISKSSWTRLGRLMPWIIFSTPLAIIAYFLIWFVPDFPQGQALWYLLFYCLFETLVTCFHVPYSALTMFISTEQSERDSATAYRMTVEVLGTVLGTAIQGQIVGQVDTPCLQDPKDSSLAMEGANRTQSTTSLKETQNAYLLAAGVIASIYVVCAVILTLGVREQREPYETQQAEPMSFFRGLRLVMSHGPYVKLIAGFLFTSLAFMLVEGNFALFCTYTLGFRNEFQNLLLAIMLSATFTIPIWQWFLTRFGKKTAVYIGISSAVPFLILVAFMESNLIVTYVVAVAAGISVAAAFLLPWSMLPDVIDDFHLKQPQSHGTEPIFFSFYVFFTKFASGVSLGISTLSLDFAGYQTRGCSQPARVKFTLKMLVTIAPIALILLGLLLFKLYPIDEEKRRQNKKALQALRACTEERPCEDIARR
- the MFSD2A gene encoding sodium-dependent lysophosphatidylcholine symporter 1 isoform X6, with the protein product MAKGEGAESGSAAGLLPTGILPAAERPAQVKKEPKKKQQLSICNKLCYAVGGAPYQVTGCALGFFLQIYLLDVAQVDPFSASIILFVGRAWDAFTDPLVGFCISKSSWTRLGRLMPWIIFSTPLAIIAYFLIWFVPDFPQGQALWYLLFYCLFETLVTCFHVPYSALTMFISTEQSERDSATAYRMTVEVLGTVLGTAIQGQIVGQVDTPCLQDPKDSSLAMEGANRTQSTTSLKETQNAYLLAAGVIASIYVVCAVILTLGVREQREPYETQQAEPMSFFRGLRLVMSHGPYVKLIAGFLFTSLAFMLVEGNFALFCTYTLGFRNEFQNLLLAIMLSATFTIPIWQWFLTRFGKKTAVYIGISSAVPFLILVAFMESNLIVTYVVAVAAGISVAAAFLLPWSMLPDVIDDFHLKQPQSHGTEPIFFSFYVFFTKFASGVSLGISTLSLEPAALQAVPHR